The proteins below are encoded in one region of Thermococcus sp. 21S7:
- a CDS encoding type II toxin-antitoxin system VapC family toxin, whose product MKSFMVDSTVFVEHLKGNPTATDILEALIEESVAGYINETVASEVVFIYLKLKTGKSFRTLKKKPELVRTVQKGPVYGLLSLFRFLETNEFVFSLSKKLIEKYGLLPNDAIIGATAIFYNLDGIITLDKDFAEMAQNENLLIVSSKEELLNL is encoded by the coding sequence ATGAAGAGCTTTATGGTTGATTCAACGGTTTTCGTTGAGCATTTAAAGGGGAATCCCACTGCCACGGACATCCTTGAAGCCCTTATCGAAGAGAGTGTAGCCGGGTACATAAACGAAACCGTTGCGTCCGAAGTTGTTTTTATATACCTAAAGCTCAAAACCGGCAAAAGTTTCAGAACGCTGAAGAAAAAGCCAGAACTTGTTAGGACAGTTCAAAAAGGGCCAGTTTACGGGCTTCTCTCGCTCTTCAGATTCCTTGAAACAAATGAGTTCGTCTTCTCCCTGTCTAAAAAGCTTATTGAAAAATACGGCCTTCTTCCCAACGATGCCATCATCGGCGCAACGGCCATTTTCTACAACCTTGATGGGATAATAACCCTTGACAAAGACTTTGCCGAAATGGCTCAGAACGAGAACCTTTTGATTGTGTCTTCAAAAGAGGAACTGCTGAACCTCTAA
- a CDS encoding nucleotidyltransferase domain-containing protein, with amino-acid sequence MPREKVVRVWDEREVIYSPKRWRYLREKREKALKIMERLSQFDPQLYGSVARGDVRRESDIDIFIPYRVPSYLIELALEGLVSRRKIVMATPWHLIKGVIEIDEETTVTFPLIDPTDRELEFYRWGGAVDLWGVEKKERVPGVNKKLILIVPTERGHIEREVVGRESEVARILGVSVDIVTERVHVLTRRDAIGRTGIYINEEVPDWMSFEEALKIITDRDPNVRRKVRERGGLFHKL; translated from the coding sequence ATGCCGAGGGAAAAAGTCGTCAGGGTGTGGGACGAACGGGAAGTAATCTACTCCCCAAAGAGATGGCGCTACCTGCGGGAGAAAAGGGAGAAGGCGCTGAAGATAATGGAGCGCCTGAGCCAGTTTGACCCTCAGCTCTACGGCAGCGTCGCCAGGGGGGACGTCAGGCGGGAGAGCGATATAGACATCTTCATACCCTATCGGGTGCCGAGCTACCTCATCGAGCTGGCCCTTGAGGGACTGGTGAGCAGAAGGAAGATAGTCATGGCAACCCCGTGGCACCTCATAAAGGGCGTCATCGAGATAGACGAAGAAACGACGGTCACATTCCCTTTAATCGACCCTACAGACAGGGAGCTTGAGTTCTACCGGTGGGGAGGGGCGGTTGATCTGTGGGGCGTGGAAAAGAAGGAGCGCGTCCCAGGCGTCAATAAGAAGCTGATACTCATAGTCCCCACCGAGAGGGGGCACATCGAGAGGGAAGTCGTCGGGCGGGAGAGCGAGGTCGCCAGAATCCTCGGAGTCAGTGTGGACATCGTCACCGAGCGCGTCCACGTTCTGACGAGGAGGGACGCGATAGGAAGGACAGGAATCTACATCAACGAGGAAGTTCCCGACTGGATGAGCTTCGAGGAGGCCTTGAAGATAATCACCGACCGCGACCCGAACGTCAGGAGAAAGGTGAGGGAGAGGGGAGGGCTGTTTCATAAGTTGTAA
- a CDS encoding L-threonylcarbamoyladenylate synthase — protein MTVVINMRDGLDERRMEIAARFILEGKLVAFPTETVYGLGADALNENAVRRIFEAKGRPADNPLIVHIAEFNDLKKLTREVPREARLLAEKFWPGPLTMVLPKGEEVPYVTTGGLDTVAVRMPAHPVALALIRASTPIAAPSANISGKPSPTLAEHVIDDFYGKIECIIDGGETKIGVESTVIDLSSERPTLLRPGGLPLEEIENVIGEVEIHPAVRGKLVDVARSPGMKYKHYSPSAQVIVVEGKRENVRRKIGELVKEYRSRGLRVGVMATEEYEADEFFHLGKTEEEVARNLFRALRDLDKRDVDVIIAEGIEERGLGFAVMNRLRKAAGYRIVWA, from the coding sequence ATGACGGTGGTAATCAACATGCGAGATGGGCTGGACGAGAGGAGGATGGAGATAGCCGCGAGGTTCATACTGGAGGGAAAGCTCGTCGCATTTCCCACCGAGACGGTGTACGGTCTCGGGGCGGATGCGCTCAACGAAAACGCCGTGAGGAGAATCTTTGAGGCGAAGGGACGCCCGGCAGACAATCCGCTCATAGTCCACATCGCAGAATTCAACGACCTGAAAAAGCTCACGAGGGAAGTTCCAAGGGAGGCAAGACTCCTAGCTGAGAAGTTCTGGCCGGGGCCCCTGACGATGGTTCTGCCCAAGGGAGAGGAGGTTCCCTACGTCACCACCGGCGGCCTCGACACCGTCGCGGTGAGGATGCCGGCGCATCCCGTAGCGCTCGCCCTCATAAGGGCCAGCACTCCGATCGCGGCGCCTTCGGCAAACATAAGCGGGAAGCCGAGCCCAACGCTGGCGGAGCACGTAATAGACGACTTCTACGGGAAAATCGAGTGCATAATCGATGGAGGCGAAACAAAGATCGGGGTCGAGTCCACGGTGATAGACCTCAGCTCGGAGAGGCCGACCCTCCTCCGGCCGGGGGGGCTGCCGCTTGAGGAGATAGAGAACGTCATAGGTGAGGTTGAGATACATCCGGCCGTCAGGGGCAAGCTGGTCGACGTCGCCCGTTCGCCGGGCATGAAGTACAAGCACTACTCGCCCAGCGCGCAGGTGATAGTGGTCGAGGGGAAGCGCGAAAACGTGAGGAGAAAGATAGGGGAGCTGGTGAAGGAGTACCGTTCCAGGGGACTGCGAGTTGGTGTCATGGCAACGGAGGAGTACGAGGCGGACGAGTTCTTCCACCTGGGGAAAACCGAGGAGGAGGTTGCTAGAAACCTCTTCAGGGCGCTCAGAGATCTCGACAAGAGAGATGTTGACGTGATAATCGCGGAGGGCATCGAGGAGAGGGGTCTCGGATTCGCGGTTATGAACCGACTGAGGAAGGCAGCGGGGTACAGAATAGTCTGGGCATAG